One part of the Bacteroidia bacterium genome encodes these proteins:
- a CDS encoding ABC transporter ATP-binding protein — MIQAKSIIKTYGSLQVLKGVDFYANKGELVSIVGPSGAGKSTLLQILGTLDKPDSGELMLDQTKVLELNDKKLSRFRNQNIGFVFQFHQLLPEFTALENICIPAFIAGKTVSESEKDAFELLDFLGIKERAYHKPSELSGGEQQRVAVARALINKPGILFADEPSGNLDGKNAEELHQLFVQLKKHANQTIVVVTHNESLANLADRKLTMKDGQFIQ; from the coding sequence TTGATACAAGCCAAATCAATCATTAAAACTTATGGATCTCTTCAAGTTTTGAAGGGTGTTGATTTTTATGCAAACAAAGGCGAATTGGTAAGCATTGTTGGTCCTTCCGGAGCAGGAAAATCAACCTTATTACAAATTTTAGGCACCCTCGACAAACCAGATAGTGGGGAATTAATGTTAGACCAAACCAAGGTATTAGAACTAAATGACAAAAAGCTATCTCGATTTAGAAATCAAAACATCGGGTTCGTCTTTCAATTTCATCAATTACTTCCTGAATTCACTGCGTTGGAAAACATTTGTATTCCGGCCTTTATTGCAGGAAAAACAGTTTCAGAATCTGAAAAAGATGCATTTGAATTACTTGATTTCTTAGGAATAAAGGAGAGGGCTTATCATAAGCCTTCCGAACTTTCGGGAGGTGAACAGCAGCGGGTTGCAGTGGCTAGAGCGCTTATTAACAAACCTGGAATTTTATTCGCCGATGAACCTTCGGGCAACTTGGATGGAAAAAATGCCGAGGAGCTTCACCAACTTTTTGTTCAATTAAAAAAGCATGCCAACCAAACCATCGTAGTAGTTACCCACAACGAAAGTCTGGCCAACCTTGCCGATCGAAAATTGACCATGAAAGATGGACAGTTTATTCAGTAA
- a CDS encoding capsular biosynthesis protein → MLEFIKRIFQKPDLTPADLGQLCTDVHSHLLPGIDDGAQTLEDSIQLISELSKLGYQRFITTPHIMGDFYRNSPETILPKLDLVREELAKRNMNYPIDAAAEYYLDAEFSDKLKKGNLLSFDKNYLLFELSFMNPPDGLDATVFEIQTKGYTPVLAHPERYLYWIDKLDRLEELRERGVLFQLNLLSIVGHYGPPSKKFAEKLIDKNWFEFLGSDLHNMKHIASINRGIADPYLKKALELGLAKNKSL, encoded by the coding sequence ATGTTGGAATTTATAAAACGTATTTTTCAAAAACCGGATTTAACCCCGGCCGATTTGGGTCAATTGTGCACCGATGTTCACTCTCATTTATTACCCGGAATTGATGACGGGGCCCAAACCCTGGAGGATAGCATTCAACTAATCTCCGAACTATCCAAACTTGGGTACCAAAGGTTTATTACTACACCACATATTATGGGCGATTTTTATAGAAACAGCCCGGAAACCATACTCCCAAAACTCGACCTTGTTCGGGAGGAGTTGGCTAAAAGAAATATGAATTATCCTATTGATGCCGCAGCAGAATACTATTTGGATGCAGAATTTAGCGATAAATTGAAAAAGGGAAATTTACTCAGCTTTGATAAAAACTATTTATTGTTCGAGTTGTCTTTCATGAACCCTCCGGATGGATTGGATGCTACCGTTTTTGAAATCCAAACCAAAGGATACACACCGGTTTTAGCGCATCCGGAAAGATATTTGTATTGGATAGACAAATTAGACCGCTTGGAAGAACTTCGGGAACGAGGTGTTTTATTCCAATTGAATTTACTTTCTATTGTTGGCCACTATGGTCCACCATCCAAGAAATTCGCCGAAAAACTCATCGACAAAAACTGGTTCGAATTTTTAGGCTCCGACTTACACAACATGAAACATATTGCCTCTATAAATAGAGGAATTGCCGATCCGTATTTAAAAAAAGCTTTGGAATTGGGACTTGCTAAAAACAAATCCCTTTGA
- a CDS encoding HU family DNA-binding protein, protein MNKAELVDAIAAGSGLSKADSKKALDAFIDATTGALKKGDRVALVGFGSFSVSKRAARKGRNPQTGKEIKIAAKKVVRFKAGAELSDKVK, encoded by the coding sequence ATGAACAAAGCAGAACTCGTTGATGCTATCGCTGCTGGAAGCGGACTTTCTAAAGCTGACTCTAAAAAAGCTCTTGATGCTTTTATTGATGCTACAACCGGAGCCTTGAAAAAAGGTGACCGTGTGGCTCTAGTTGGATTCGGTTCTTTCTCAGTTTCTAAACGTGCAGCTCGCAAAGGCCGCAACCCACAAACTGGTAAAGAAATTAAAATCGCTGCTAAAAAAGTAGTACGTTTTAAAGCCGGTGCAGAACTTTCTGACAAAGTAAAATAG